A window from Acidimicrobiales bacterium encodes these proteins:
- the mscL gene encoding large conductance mechanosensitive channel protein MscL → MAEKKSALAEFEDFVMQGNVIDLAVAVIIAQFFGAIVKDVVNLILSLLAIPGTKKVDFSNLTVSAGGAVFRYGALITDLITFVVVAAVVFFAVVRPMRTLLNRRRSHADPESSDRACPQCLSEIPKAAIRCAFCTAEVGAVT, encoded by the coding sequence ATGGCCGAAAAGAAGAGCGCGTTGGCCGAGTTCGAAGATTTCGTCATGCAGGGCAACGTGATCGACCTTGCCGTGGCAGTGATCATCGCCCAGTTCTTCGGCGCGATCGTCAAGGACGTGGTCAACCTGATCTTGTCGCTCCTTGCGATACCGGGCACTAAGAAAGTCGACTTCTCGAACCTGACCGTCAGCGCGGGAGGTGCCGTCTTCAGGTACGGCGCGCTGATCACCGACCTGATCACCTTCGTTGTCGTCGCGGCCGTTGTCTTCTTTGCCGTGGTACGTCCGATGCGAACGCTTTTGAATCGCCGGCGATCGCACGCCGATCCGGAAAGCTCCGACCGGGCGTGCCCTCAGTGCCTCAGCGAGATACCCAAGGCCGCGATTCGGTGTGCCTTCTGCACTGCCGAAGTCGGAGCCGTCACTTAG